Proteins encoded within one genomic window of Candidatus Syntrophocurvum alkaliphilum:
- a CDS encoding class I SAM-dependent methyltransferase, translated as MMILGRNAVQLSHEIIKQTVKVGDIVVDATCGNGNDTLLLAKLVGNEGKVFAFDIQNAAIENTNLLLQKNNIANRVELINDSHCSITKYLLGDIDIKVCMFNLGYLPGSDKNIITKPDTTIKAINNILPLMKKTSVIPVVAYLGHEGGYAEYIELKNYFTNLEQTNYRVVETAFINQKNNPPRLIIVEKL; from the coding sequence ATGATGATATTAGGACGTAATGCTGTACAGCTATCACATGAAATAATTAAACAAACTGTAAAAGTTGGAGACATAGTAGTAGATGCTACATGTGGTAATGGTAATGACACTTTGTTATTAGCCAAATTAGTTGGCAATGAAGGCAAGGTCTTTGCATTTGATATTCAAAACGCAGCTATAGAAAATACAAACTTATTATTGCAAAAAAATAATATAGCAAATAGAGTGGAATTAATTAATGACAGTCATTGCTCCATAACTAAGTATTTGTTGGGTGATATAGATATAAAGGTATGTATGTTTAATTTAGGTTATTTACCTGGTTCTGATAAAAATATTATTACTAAACCTGATACTACTATTAAAGCAATCAATAATATACTCCCATTAATGAAAAAAACCAGCGTAATTCCAGTTGTTGCCTATTTAGGTCATGAAGGTGGATATGCTGAATATATAGAATTAAAAAATTACTTTACTAATCTTGAACAAACTAATTACAGAGTTGTAGAAACAGCTTTTATTAATCAAAAAAACAACCCCCCAAGATTAATAATAGTAGAGAAACTTTAA
- the argR gene encoding arginine repressor, producing the protein MKARRQFAIINAISNKRIGTQEELLEELKQAGFNVTQATISRDIKELQLIKIADNYGYRYAPPETQVQTNRNERMHRRFKDSVVNIDYSENIIVVKTLPGAAQSIALLIDSSEIKNIMGTVAGDDTIFIAVKPKQTVKEVANYFNNLTID; encoded by the coding sequence ATGAAAGCACGTAGACAATTTGCTATTATTAATGCTATTTCTAATAAAAGGATAGGCACTCAGGAAGAATTACTAGAAGAATTAAAGCAAGCTGGGTTTAACGTTACACAAGCAACTATATCAAGAGATATAAAGGAATTGCAGTTAATTAAAATAGCGGATAACTATGGCTATAGATATGCACCACCAGAAACACAAGTGCAAACAAATCGTAATGAACGCATGCACAGGAGGTTTAAGGATTCGGTTGTAAATATTGATTATAGTGAAAATATTATTGTAGTTAAAACTTTACCGGGAGCAGCACAATCGATTGCTCTTTTAATAGATTCTTCTGAAATCAAAAATATAATGGGTACAGTTGCTGGAGATGATACCATATTTATTGCAGTTAAACCCAAACAAACAGTTAAAGAAGTAGCAAATTATTTTAATAATCTAACTATTGATTAA
- the recN gene encoding DNA repair protein RecN, which yields MLQEIYIKNFVLIDELKISFTKGLNILTGETGAGKSIIIDALGLILGERIKSDLIKDESQKALIDAVIDINNNKEAHTYLIDLGLIDREDDIIVLTREIHNNGKSTARINRRSVNIKTLKDLSFYLIDMHLQHDNLRILKPEKYLEFVDSFADNSNLLKEIKQIYQELNTKKKELANLVESEKDRLQKIDFLTYQINEIENLNLEPKEEEELIKLRDRIQNSQLLLESSEKILSLIYSGNNNNSAYDLISEGVNICMNLEKEPFFKELANEMEEITYIIQDMSTRIASFRDSLDFEPDSIDHIENRLYEINKVKRKYGEDIKGVLLHLQQAKEEREQLYKSKETQVNLQEIIENLEDKYKEIAHSLTHKRKEAAENFEKQVYKELYQLNMPHTQFKVEVMQKEFSYTGWDEIEFLFSANPGEALQPISRVASGGEISRFILGLKKAVAEFYNVPTLIFDEIDVGLGGETLNIIAQKLAEFSSTHQVILVTHSPQIASYSDNHYLIQKEIVNNTTNTTVKLLNEKAKELEISRMLGGTKSNTTLKHAQELLKKATTFKESLL from the coding sequence ATGCTACAGGAAATATATATTAAGAATTTTGTGCTTATAGATGAGCTTAAAATTTCATTTACAAAAGGTCTTAATATTTTAACCGGTGAAACAGGTGCTGGTAAATCTATAATAATAGATGCATTAGGATTAATATTAGGTGAGAGAATAAAAAGTGATCTAATAAAAGATGAGAGCCAAAAAGCCTTAATTGATGCAGTAATAGATATTAATAATAACAAAGAGGCTCACACATATCTTATAGACCTAGGACTTATTGATAGAGAAGATGATATAATAGTTCTTACTAGGGAAATACATAATAATGGGAAAAGCACAGCTAGGATAAACCGAAGAAGTGTTAATATTAAAACTTTAAAGGATTTATCATTTTATTTAATCGATATGCACTTACAACACGATAACTTAAGAATCTTAAAACCTGAAAAATATCTTGAATTTGTTGATTCCTTTGCAGATAATAGTAATTTATTAAAAGAAATTAAACAAATATATCAAGAATTAAATACAAAGAAAAAAGAGTTAGCAAACCTAGTAGAAAGTGAAAAAGATAGATTACAAAAAATAGACTTTTTAACATATCAAATAAATGAAATAGAAAATTTAAACTTAGAACCAAAAGAAGAAGAAGAACTAATCAAATTAAGAGATAGAATACAAAATAGTCAGCTTCTATTAGAAAGTTCAGAAAAAATATTAAGTTTAATATATAGTGGAAACAATAACAATTCAGCCTATGATTTAATATCAGAAGGTGTTAATATATGTATGAATCTTGAAAAAGAGCCTTTTTTCAAGGAATTAGCAAATGAAATGGAAGAAATCACCTACATTATACAGGATATGTCTACACGTATTGCTTCATTTAGAGATTCCCTAGATTTTGAACCTGATTCAATAGATCACATTGAAAATAGATTATATGAAATAAATAAGGTTAAAAGAAAATATGGGGAAGATATAAAAGGAGTTTTATTACATTTGCAACAAGCAAAAGAAGAAAGGGAACAACTTTATAAAAGTAAGGAAACACAAGTTAATTTACAAGAAATAATAGAAAATTTAGAGGATAAATATAAAGAAATAGCACATAGTTTAACTCATAAAAGAAAAGAAGCGGCAGAAAATTTTGAAAAACAAGTATATAAAGAGCTCTATCAATTAAACATGCCTCATACTCAATTTAAGGTGGAAGTGATGCAAAAAGAATTTAGCTATACTGGTTGGGATGAAATTGAATTCCTTTTTTCAGCTAATCCTGGTGAAGCTTTGCAGCCAATATCTAGAGTAGCTTCGGGTGGAGAAATATCTAGATTCATTTTAGGATTGAAAAAAGCGGTAGCTGAATTTTATAATGTACCAACCTTAATTTTTGATGAGATTGATGTTGGCTTAGGTGGTGAAACGCTTAATATAATTGCGCAAAAATTAGCTGAATTTTCATCCACACATCAAGTCATATTAGTTACTCATTCACCACAAATAGCAAGCTATTCAGATAATCATTATTTAATTCAAAAAGAAATTGTAAATAATACAACTAATACTACAGTTAAATTATTAAATGAAAAAGCAAAAGAATTAGAAATAAGCCGAATGTTAGGCGGAACAAAATCAAATACTACTTTAAAACACGCTCAAGAATTATTAAAAAAAGCAACAACTTTTAAAGAATCTCTCTTATAA
- the spoIVB gene encoding SpoIVB peptidase has translation MNNNNNNIRSAIGILLAFLFLSLCFTPQMQTLFTIPGHQKLVVGETSSIDISLPNTLDDKLELVVAGLPSTSVFAAPEDPPVKVNRNEFGYEIVALRPGTVDVKLKLLGHIPIRSIKVESVPTRRVVPGGHSIGVALQSKGIMVVGYAPIDERDKFYPAKDQGVQIGDLIMEVNGQSVYTETDLAKIIDKSSNKKLTLSVKRKDKIIEVPIEPIFCSETQRNRIGLFVRDGVVGVGTLSFWDPQTHGFAALGHVIIDADTRQGIDVLQGKIMSASVQTIKPARPGRPGEKIGVFNEDGPIEGNIIKNSYFGLYGTTDNDVKNSISEYTMEVGYAHQIEEGKAEILTVVNGDDIERFEIEIERVYPQRQNGKGMIIKVTDPRLLSLTGGIVQGMSGSPIIQNSRIVGAVTHVFLNDPERGYGVFMDNMLSEIEDIGQAEQKISTN, from the coding sequence TTGAATAATAATAATAATAATATTCGTTCTGCTATAGGAATCTTACTAGCTTTTTTATTTTTATCTTTATGTTTTACACCTCAAATGCAAACTCTTTTTACAATCCCTGGACATCAAAAATTGGTAGTGGGCGAAACTAGTTCAATTGACATTAGCCTGCCAAATACATTAGATGATAAATTGGAATTAGTAGTTGCTGGTTTACCATCAACTAGTGTTTTTGCAGCCCCCGAAGATCCTCCAGTAAAGGTTAACCGAAATGAATTTGGATATGAAATAGTTGCATTAAGACCTGGTACTGTTGATGTTAAATTAAAATTATTAGGACATATTCCAATAAGATCAATAAAAGTAGAATCCGTACCAACTAGAAGAGTTGTTCCTGGTGGCCACTCTATAGGCGTAGCATTACAATCAAAAGGTATTATGGTTGTTGGTTATGCTCCTATTGATGAAAGAGATAAATTCTATCCAGCTAAGGATCAGGGAGTACAAATTGGAGATTTAATAATGGAAGTAAATGGTCAAAGCGTTTATACAGAAACTGATTTGGCTAAAATCATTGATAAAAGTTCAAATAAAAAATTAACATTAAGTGTAAAGCGGAAAGATAAAATTATAGAAGTACCAATAGAACCAATATTCTGTTCCGAAACTCAAAGAAATAGAATAGGGTTATTTGTAAGAGATGGTGTTGTAGGCGTGGGTACGCTTTCTTTTTGGGATCCACAAACTCACGGCTTTGCAGCTTTAGGCCATGTGATTATTGATGCAGATACTAGGCAGGGTATTGATGTATTACAAGGTAAAATTATGAGTGCGTCAGTTCAAACAATTAAACCTGCTAGGCCTGGTAGACCTGGAGAAAAAATAGGTGTATTTAATGAAGACGGACCAATAGAAGGTAATATTATAAAAAATTCTTATTTTGGTTTATATGGTACAACTGATAACGATGTTAAAAACTCTATTAGTGAATATACTATGGAAGTTGGATATGCCCATCAAATAGAAGAAGGTAAAGCTGAAATATTAACAGTAGTTAATGGAGATGATATAGAGCGGTTTGAAATAGAGATAGAAAGAGTTTATCCACAAAGACAAAATGGAAAGGGTATGATTATAAAGGTTACTGATCCAAGGCTTTTAAGTTTAACAGGTGGTATAGTTCAAGGTATGAGTGGTAGTCCTATAATACAAAATTCAAGAATTGTAGGTGCTGTTACTCATGTATTTTTAAATGACCCTGAAAGAGGGTATGGTGTTTTTATGGACAATATGTTGTCAGAGATAGAAGATATTGGTCAAGCTGAACAAAAGATTTCGACAAATTGA
- the spo0A gene encoding sporulation transcription factor Spo0A, with amino-acid sequence MFDENNQIKVLIADDNKEFCGILKDYFTNDSSFDLVEVCSNGMEVLDTLSKRDVEVLILDLIMPYMDGIGVLEQINELDIEKPPKIIILTAFGQENITQKAVQLGADYYILKPFNLQVLGDRVKQVARDIKPKTSKSSSTSSADNTVQQNTPTPKNLEVEVTKVIHEIGVPAHVKGYQYLRDAIMLVIEEINYLGAVTKELYPTIAQKYDTTPSRVERAIRHAIELAWDRGDLEKINKFFGYTISGEKGKPTNSEFIAIIADKLRLENKVS; translated from the coding sequence ATGTTTGATGAAAACAATCAAATTAAAGTTCTAATAGCCGATGATAATAAGGAATTTTGCGGCATATTAAAAGATTATTTTACGAATGACTCAAGTTTCGATTTAGTAGAAGTTTGCAGTAATGGAATGGAGGTTTTAGATACATTAAGCAAGAGAGATGTTGAAGTTTTAATACTTGACCTTATAATGCCATATATGGATGGAATAGGAGTACTAGAACAAATAAATGAGCTTGATATTGAAAAACCACCAAAAATTATTATATTAACTGCATTTGGTCAAGAAAATATTACACAAAAAGCTGTTCAATTAGGTGCAGATTATTATATACTAAAACCTTTTAATTTGCAGGTTTTAGGTGATAGAGTTAAACAGGTAGCTAGAGACATAAAACCAAAAACTTCTAAATCTTCTTCAACATCATCAGCAGATAATACAGTTCAACAAAACACACCAACACCAAAGAATTTAGAAGTTGAGGTTACAAAGGTTATTCACGAGATAGGTGTACCTGCTCATGTAAAAGGTTACCAATATTTAAGAGATGCGATAATGTTAGTAATAGAGGAAATAAACTATTTAGGTGCAGTAACAAAAGAACTTTATCCTACAATAGCACAAAAATATGATACAACTCCTAGCAGAGTTGAAAGAGCAATTAGACATGCTATAGAGCTTGCTTGGGACAGGGGTGACCTTGAAAAGATAAATAAATTTTTTGGTTATACTATAAGTGGTGAAAAAGGAAAACCTACAAATTCTGAATTTATAGCTATAATAGCTGATAAGCTAAGATTAGAAAATAAAGTTAGCTAA
- the steA gene encoding putative cytokinetic ring protein SteA, which produces MYVKGKARLDKRTKNIVTRLRKNEIAIISHDDIDEVAANSLIDIRPSAIVNTEPSITGRYPAKGVYKILKAGIPVLDEVGEEIFENVKEGNHIEIRMDKVFLGSNCIAKGQELILDDVEKKLKIASENIKEELDNFVDNTLEYAKKEKEILLGNINVPYLETNMLNRHVLVIVRGSSYKEDLKAINSYIKEEDPAIIAVDGGADAALEFGIKPDVIVGDMDSVSDEALKSGAELIVHAYSDGNAPGLERLQELGVDSKVFSMPGTSEDMAMILAWEHGASLIVAVGTHSNMIDFLEKGRKGMASTFLVRLKVGSILVDARGVSQLYKQSLHTKYLIQLLVAALIPIAIILWISPSTQPFFRLIALQIKLLFNI; this is translated from the coding sequence ATGTATGTTAAAGGTAAAGCTAGGTTAGATAAAAGAACCAAAAATATAGTTACAAGATTACGAAAAAACGAAATAGCTATTATCAGTCATGATGATATTGATGAAGTAGCGGCTAATTCTTTAATAGATATAAGACCTTCAGCAATAGTAAACACAGAACCTTCTATTACTGGACGATATCCAGCTAAGGGTGTATATAAAATTTTGAAAGCAGGAATCCCTGTTTTAGATGAGGTAGGGGAAGAAATTTTTGAGAATGTTAAAGAAGGCAATCACATTGAGATTAGGATGGATAAGGTATTTCTTGGATCTAATTGCATTGCCAAAGGGCAAGAATTAATATTAGATGATGTAGAAAAAAAATTAAAAATAGCAAGCGAAAATATAAAAGAAGAGTTAGATAACTTTGTGGATAATACATTAGAGTATGCAAAAAAAGAAAAAGAAATATTGCTTGGTAATATTAATGTTCCATATTTGGAAACAAATATGTTAAATAGGCATGTTTTAGTAATCGTTAGAGGAAGTAGTTATAAAGAAGATTTAAAAGCAATTAATTCTTATATAAAGGAAGAAGATCCTGCAATTATTGCTGTTGATGGTGGAGCAGATGCGGCTTTAGAATTTGGGATAAAGCCTGATGTAATAGTGGGGGATATGGATAGTGTTTCTGATGAAGCATTAAAAAGTGGAGCTGAACTAATTGTACATGCTTACTCTGATGGTAATGCTCCTGGATTAGAACGTTTACAAGAATTGGGTGTAGATTCTAAAGTGTTTTCAATGCCTGGTACAAGTGAAGATATGGCTATGATATTAGCTTGGGAACATGGAGCTAGTCTTATTGTTGCTGTAGGAACTCATTCTAATATGATAGATTTTTTAGAAAAAGGCAGAAAAGGTATGGCAAGCACTTTTCTTGTCAGATTAAAGGTTGGATCTATATTAGTTGATGCTCGTGGTGTTAGCCAATTATACAAACAGAGTTTACATACCAAGTACCTTATACAGCTTTTAGTTGCTGCATTAATACCTATTGCAATAATTTTATGGATTTCACCTTCTACCCAACCTTTTTTCAGATTAATTGCTTTACAGATAAAACTTTTGTTTAATATATAA
- a CDS encoding copper transporter → MIDLRYHIASLIGIFLALGLGILIGSTIVSDDLMVDQQSKIIDRLEEQFYLLREREKELIAENEINNNMINHYEGFSKTILPAIVKERLSGKEVAIVVTGGKEIPADMLNTLNTAGVEIVSETIILPNINMNDTNIRKNITEYYELSGIKTADELQTIIADNIARIIASDESCTKVMQTNKLAKFTETNNRPINNVIVLGGADENSNFFPQSIDQTIINILISKGVNVYGVESSCAEYSYINEYQKLNISTIDNIDLSIGQISLILAMEGKPGHYGIKSTADKFMPTLPIDNIGGQ, encoded by the coding sequence ATGATTGATCTAAGATACCATATTGCTTCATTAATAGGCATATTTTTAGCTTTAGGTTTAGGTATTTTAATAGGTAGTACAATCGTAAGTGATGATTTAATGGTAGATCAACAGTCTAAAATAATAGATAGACTAGAAGAACAGTTTTATTTACTAAGAGAGCGTGAAAAAGAATTGATTGCAGAAAATGAAATAAATAATAATATGATAAATCATTATGAAGGATTCAGTAAAACAATATTACCTGCAATAGTAAAAGAGCGATTAAGTGGAAAAGAGGTAGCAATAGTTGTTACTGGAGGAAAAGAAATACCAGCTGATATGCTTAATACTTTGAATACTGCTGGTGTAGAAATTGTTTCTGAAACAATAATTTTACCTAACATAAATATGAATGATACTAATATACGTAAGAATATTACTGAATACTATGAATTAAGTGGAATTAAAACAGCAGATGAACTACAAACAATTATAGCAGATAATATAGCTAGGATAATTGCTAGTGATGAATCTTGTACCAAAGTTATGCAAACGAATAAATTAGCAAAATTTACTGAAACAAATAATAGGCCGATAAATAATGTGATTGTTTTAGGTGGTGCGGATGAAAATAGTAATTTTTTCCCACAGTCTATTGATCAAACTATAATAAATATCCTTATATCAAAAGGGGTTAATGTATATGGTGTAGAGAGTTCTTGTGCAGAATATAGTTATATTAACGAATATCAAAAGTTAAATATCAGTACAATTGATAATATAGATTTAAGTATAGGACAAATATCACTTATATTAGCAATGGAAGGTAAACCAGGTCACTATGGTATTAAGTCTACTGCTGATAAATTCATGCCTACTCTACCAATAGATAATATTGGGGGTCAGTAA
- a CDS encoding glycosyltransferase family 2 protein: protein MKTITVVIPAYNEQDKIIDTIRTIKQINYINKIIVVNDGSTDKTSELAKNENVEVIDLYPNRGKGGALNAVMPLIDSDIVVFLDADLGKTAYEAHKIIEPVNKGIADLCIAAFPPPTKKGGFGLVKGTAAWIIKKVGDIEVKAPLSGQRAMTIDVFNSVVPFNEGYGVELGMSIRALLNGYKLIEVPTLMKHNETGRDLNGFRHRGRQFIDVIKVINHEIRRKRL, encoded by the coding sequence ATGAAAACTATAACTGTTGTAATACCAGCATATAATGAACAAGATAAAATAATAGATACAATAAGAACAATTAAACAGATAAATTATATAAACAAAATAATTGTGGTTAATGATGGATCTACTGATAAGACATCAGAACTAGCTAAAAATGAAAATGTAGAAGTTATTGACTTATATCCCAATAGAGGCAAAGGAGGAGCATTAAATGCTGTAATGCCACTAATAGATTCTGATATTGTAGTATTTTTAGATGCGGATTTAGGGAAAACAGCTTACGAAGCACATAAAATAATAGAACCAGTTAATAAGGGTATTGCTGATTTATGTATAGCAGCATTTCCACCTCCTACTAAAAAAGGTGGCTTTGGTCTTGTTAAAGGAACTGCTGCGTGGATTATAAAAAAGGTTGGAGATATTGAAGTAAAAGCACCATTAAGCGGGCAACGTGCTATGACTATAGATGTATTTAATAGTGTAGTGCCATTTAATGAAGGATATGGTGTTGAGTTAGGTATGAGTATAAGAGCTCTTTTAAATGGATATAAATTAATAGAAGTCCCCACATTAATGAAACATAATGAGACTGGAAGAGATTTAAACGGTTTTAGGCATCGAGGAAGGCAATTTATTGATGTAATTAAAGTTATAAACCATGAAATAAGGAGGAAAAGGCTGTGA